CCATAAACTTATGATGTTATTGTTAAATAACACTCAAACCaggtttttcaaatttttgataaagTAGGACTAAAATTCATCTTATTTGAAAACTATTTAATCTACCCCTCTTAAAAAGTATTAGGATCAAATAATCCTTTATCCCTATTAAATTTGTGACTATGTGTGTTAAACTACATCTATATTCCCATTGAGataatgatgttttgatttattcTTTGCTGATGTATTTTGTGTAAATGAAAGGTGAGATCTCGTTTTACAAAGTCAACTACTATAAGTATATTCTATCATATAAAATCCCATGGATTACTCCAAGTAGGAGGCTAGaagtttataaaaaataatacaaaatGCCTAATCCATTtctattacatatttatctttattagattaatccataaaaaaagTAGTGAATAAGATAATTAACTTCCTAAATCTCATGTGACATAACTAATCGAGCTTTGGAACAGTTGAAGCGATTCTCACTTTAAACAAAAGACTAATAGATATTTACACGTGGCATTTAGAAGATCAGtaaattattttaaacaaattaaagaaTTAATCAGTGAATAAAAACTTACCCTCAGCGATGAGTGTAACGCCTTCATCTAATGCTTGTTTAGACTCAAAAACTCGAGAAACCAGACCGATTTCTTTAGCCTCTTGACCCAAGACCTTCCGACATGTCAAAGCCATTTCCATTGCGTTACCATACCCGACTATCGCGGGCAGCCTCTGTAGCGTGCCCATATCATTTGTGAACCCCATATCAATGTGTTTGAGAATAAAAATAGAATCTTGAGTACAATATCTTATGTCACAGGcagaaattatatcaaatgcTCCTCCAATACAATAACCGTGGATGCTTGCTATCACTGGTTTTCTACAACGCTCCACTGCAGTGAACGCTTCCTGCAAGTAGAGGTGAAAAATTACACACCATCCCATTACATGATACGAAATCGACACGTACTTTTAATGTTTGAATTTAGTTTAACAAGTAATGTTTGGTGTTACACGAAATTGGCACATAAAATTTTGGACTGGATTAGAGTTGACTTGCTAACTCGAAAATGATACgaaattacataaatatttaaaattattattatattctctcattttttatatataacctTAATTGACAAAggtaataaaaatacaatcattATCGGCAAACATGATTCAAACCTTCGATATTTTTACATGTTATCTTTAATATAgagaataaaattatatgtgtCTTGTAGACAAATTACAGAACCTAActttatattattgtaattttgAATGGTGAGTGTAAAGATGCAAATctaaaaaatgacataaaacaTTTAGAATACTGCTATAACctcttccattttttttttataggctTCCATTTTTAAATATCACTAATAATATAGGTACATAGTAAAAAATTACATGTGACATGTGATATGAAAATATGATATGAAATCGACACTAATCCGATTaagttaatataattataacacAAATTTCTTTTAGTTGAGTTAGAGTTGATTCATTGGACACTAACACGATAATTAACACAATATGAACCCGATAATTACTACCCATACCTGTAAGATCCTAGCCGTTTGCCGGACCCACTCATTGCCACGTATCCCTTCAGCTGAGAGCCCCTTTTCGGCTATGAAACCGAGTGCTTTGAAGTCAGCGCCGGCACAAAAGTGATCACCAGCACCACAGACAATAATGACACCGACATCGGGATTCTGGTCGAGAGAAGCAAGTGCGTCGGGAAATTCGCTAAAAAATTCGTAGGGAAAGGCATTGAGTTTAGATGGGATGTTAAGGCATAAATGGAAGACCCTTGAATTTGGGGTTTTTTGTTGGATGCAGATTGATTTGTACTGCTTCATATTgggttgtttttgttttattttttatattctgATCGGAGAAAATGTCTAGAGCATCTCATGAACTACCTTGAAGAAATCTATGGTACTTATAGTTTAAAGAAGCCATTGGTCAACTTCTAGAGTGCAATTGAATATGTTAGAAGTTAGTTTTTAGATATtaagttaatatttttttaagttaagTGTGAGACATGcaacaatttttatatttagttgtcAATTAATtagagaaaaataataataatctgACTGATGGAGTTAAATGCATTAGatctcaattaattaattaagttgatCAAATGGCAGCCCCCATATTTTGATTGGATTGAATTTCTAAAAGGAATTCAGATATTGCTTtcatattacttttttttttttctttttctttctaggTAGTGAGAACCCAATGCATAAAATATCagttttttttagtatatatttaGTTGTTATTAGTATTTAGATTATCTTATGAAAGGAATGAGGTAAGAGTTATTTAATTACCTACTTTAATTTCTgattaaaactttaacatagcACCTATGCCTAATAATATACATCAAAATACAGGCTTGGTGATCAAGAAAAAAGGACTAGTACTATAGACAAAATAAAAGGACTGTGCCGAATGGAGCAATCTTGGCCATGAATCATGACTGATTGTGATGAATGGTGCGGATGAAAAGGAGAGGAGATTGGCTGAGGTGAGATGCATGATTGATCCTTGTGCTCTTTATTCTAGAAGGTTGTTCTATTCAAAATACTAAAATGTCCCCCAAGCACTTGAAACATTTGGCAGTACAAGACTTAAAGTTATCTTTGGGAGTTCCCAAAGTATCATTGTATCGAGAaactcttcctcttcctctttcccttctctttcttctttcttctttgtctgtaattttcttctttcttctccatTGGAGCTCATGGAGCTGGTATTGAGGTTTTATTCTTCTTACCCTTCCTCAAACTAGGCGAGGTTTTATCAGCCATGCCTTCGTTGTCGGATCGTATTTTCTTTACTTGTTTGCTAAATTGTCTGGTTACATGGTTGCAAAAAATTTGCAACACATATATCCACATGTATTAGCTCGAAAGCTTGTGTTGCTATATTACTGCTAGGTGAAAATGATTGTTTCGTTTGCTTGGCCCTTTGGCAAACGTCACATGGCATTCCTTTATGTTTGTGATAATCATTACAAAGTAAATTTAGGCTTTTCAATCTCTCATAGGAGGGATGCCCAAAGCGTGAGTGCCATACATTTGCTTTGATTGAAAACGAAACAGCAGAAATAGTTCTAGATAAACTAGGTGATGAATATTCTAAATGGTATAGGCCTCCCTCTTCCTTAGCCCAGCCAATCCTCCTCTAATTTATAGTGTCCTGTATCACACACGTCGAGCCAGTTATAACGATGCAAATATCACTTGTGTCTAACAGTTTGCTAGTTgataaaaattataaacaaaCTCAGGTATGCATAACACACGATATAGGATGAGTTTAGGACTTAGGGTGACTGTGCCTATGTATTATGCTTTCACTTTTTGTCCATTTGGTAAGCTAACCcaacacttttttttattttctatatgaGCTGTAATACCCAACATCGCAAATGATGTGGTCAGTTGCCCCAGTATCTATGATCCAGCAAGAGTTCGCAGTTCTATCAAGAGATGTGTTCAAAATGTTACCAGAAGTTTCTCCCTTGGTGAAAGCATTAGCACTGCTTGTTGTAGTTGGGGCTTTCCCTAGCTGTTTTTGGGGCAATAAAGCTACGAGCTTCTAGTACTGATCCTTGGTGAGGAAAACTGGTCTCCATTGCTCTGTAGGTTATCTTCTTCACTTGAATCGTCTCCTTCTCTTCCTTGGTTATTGACAGCATTTGCTTTTGCCTTTGGCACCTTGTAATTGTTGTTTTTCCCTCTGTTGTTGTAGCTTAGAGGGTATCCATGCTTCTTGAAGCAAATATCTTCGGTATGACCTGTGTTTCCACAAAAGGTGCATAGAGATGAGTTCCTATTGCCATTGCCTTTGTGATTAGCATTCCTGTTGTTGTTGCGGTATCCCCCTTGTTTGTTTTGTGCATTTGTGAATCCGACAAAGGAAACATTCTCACTTCCTTCATTTTTGTAGGTGACAAGCCAATCTATCTTTCGTGCTGGAGTGACAAGGCATAAACCTTTTTAAGTGATGGAAGAGGCTCGATCAAGAGTATTTGAGAGGAGATGGTAGAGTAAGCCTCATTCACGCCTTCGAGAAAGGTCATAACCTGCTCAGCATCATGCTAATCTCGCAAAGTTTTGAAAGCCTTGCAGCTGCATGCCGGTTTGCATGAACACACAGGCATAGGCCGAAGGTTTGAGAGTTCATCATACAAGATTTTAAAACTTGTGTAATAATCTGTGACATTACAACTTCCCTGCTTTAAGCTATGTATCTCCATTTGCAGTTCAAGGATCCGTAGAGAGTCTATTCGAGCAAACCTTTCCCTAAGATCTTCCCAAACCTAGTCCGCCTTGCCCAGCCATATAATTACAACGTTCCCATTGACTGTGCATGTTATCTCCAATCGATGGTGTCGTGATGGTTCCGTCAATAAAGGACATGTGAGACAAGGGCTAGGGCTGGGGTTTCATTTTAGGGAAGGTGACAAGGGCTATTTGTGGTGATTAGAGGTTCTGCCATAGCAGTAAATAAAAGCTTTATAAACAAGCTTGATATGAATAGAGTGTCTGCTATGATACCATGAAAAGAATGAGGTAAGAGTTATTTAATTACTTACTTTAATTTCTcattaaaactttaacatagcACTTATCCCTAATATATATCAAAATACAGGCTTGGTGATCAAGCAAAAAGGACTAGTACTGAGGACAAAATAAAAGGACTGTGCCACATGGAGCAATCTTGGCCATGAATCATGATTGATGGTGATGAATGGTGCAGATGAAAATGAGAGGAGATTGGTTGTGGCAAGATGCATGATTGATCTTTGTGCTCTTTATTCAAGAAGGTTGTTCTATTCAAAAGATTAAAATATTTGGCACTTGAAACGTTTGGCAGTACACGACTTAAAGTCTTTGTCTTTGGGAGTTCCTAAAGTATCATTGTATCGAGAAACTCTTCATCTTTCcattctctttcttctttcttctccatTGGAGCTAATGGAGCTGGTACTGAGGTGTTATTCTTCTTATCTCATCTAAACTTAATCACGTTCTATTTGTAATTCAAACTCTAATTAGTTGTAACTTCATATCTGTATCAAGCCATTTAAAGAGATAAGACTTGAGCTAAAGTCGAACTTGATTCCACAAGTGTGAAAGTGTCTCGAACGAACAATCGTCGATATGAACACATTGAATGCGAAAACTTATTTATGTGATGGTGAATGAATTGGATCTCTACGGAATTTTAAGTGTAGAATCAAGATTGACAAATGATATTGAATATGAAAACCTAAACGGTGTTAAATAATGCAAGAGGATACACGCGATTACATTGttttatggtatcagagcagatTGAAGTTTAACCACTGTAAAAgatccctttctctctcttgtTCCACCAAAATCTTCCCCttcttctctaattttttttctctcaaaaGCTTCATGGCCCATAATTCAGCAACCCAATAAACACACCTCCGACAATTACATCGTCTCTTCCTACTCCAAatatctcaactcatttatCAATCAAACTCACCTGAAGCAATTATCTCTCGTGGAAAACTAAACTCATGCCCACGGTGAAAGGATGGAAATCGACATCTCATATTGATAGAACTCCTCCTCTTTCTAAACCTCTGCCATCTGGAGTTGTTAATCCAGTGTATGACATACAGGAATAACTCGATCAACAAGTTCTCAGATGGATTGTCTCATCATGTTCAATATATATTCTACCTCAAATTGTAGGAGCTGAAACTGTTAGGCTTGCCTGGCAAAAACATGAGAAGGCTTATTATGTTGGCTCTAAGTCTCAAATCTGAGAACACAAATATCGTCTGCATAATTTAAAAAGAGAGCACGATAATATCtcttcttatttttattatctCTTCTTATCTCCATAATACTAAGCTAATTAGCAATACATTAGCTTTTCTGTAGAATACAGTCACTgatgatgatttggttgaagcAGTTCTTGATGGACTTGGTCCAGCTTACGGGTTGTTTGTTCATGCCCTTGAAGCACCCCTTGATAGTGTTTCATTTGATGACTTACTTGGGCTTGTTCTTAATGAGAAAAGATGATTCTCTAGAGAAAATGTCCAGTCCAAGTTCTCTCCTTCTATCAAATGCACTGTATGTAGCAACCAACGACGATGAGGCCATGGACATGATGGTTATCATGTTGGCTACTCACCAACCTCTTTATCAGCTCCTCTCGATGTTTCCTCGATAACATGTCACATTTCCAAGGCAATGGCCATATTGCAAAACAGTGTCCTTCATCAAAATTCACTAGAAACAACAGAAATTACAATCGACCTTCATCCAATCTTGCCTCAACAGCCCACAACATTTCAACTGATTGGTTGGTTTATTCTGGCACGAGTCGTCACCTAACTGGTGATCTTGGAAATTTACATGTTCATTCTGAGTGTGATGGCCCTGAAGAAGTTATTATAGGTAATGGCAAAAAAACCCTATATATCTCATGCCGGTTCATCTAAATTTCAAGTTTCCAATTGCTCTTTGAAATTTGGTAACATTTTACATGTTCCACAAACAGTAAACAATGTATCCATATCATCCTTAACTCTTTCCAATCCTATGTCTGTTGAATTCTTTGCTAATCACTTTGTTTTGAAGGAGTTGAAGAATAAGAAGGTGATACATCTAGGGAAATATTAAAACAGTCTCTAAACCATATCTCTTCTGTCATCCCTACCTCACCAAATTCAAGCATATCAAGTTTCCCTTCCTTTATGGCATGCATGTTTAGGACATGCCAATTTTCCCATTGTTAAACGTGTTCTTGATTTGAATAACATTCCTTATGTGAATGATAATAAAACCTCTCTTTTGTGTGATTCATGTTGTGTTAACAAGCCACATTCTGTTTCCAAAATCCAGTTGCCTCTAGTCCTTTAGATTAAATTGTTTTTGATGTATGGGCTCTTGCACTTTCTGAATCTCATGATAAGTGCCATTATTACATTCTATTTTATGATAATTTTAGTAAGTTTACGCGGCTATACTTTGTTCAGTTAAAGTATGAAGTTCTAagtgtttttattaaattttgaacTCTTGTTCAAAAACACTTTAATCGACCCATTAAAGCCTTCCAAGTAGCGGTGGTGAATTTCAAGCCCTTACTAAATATTTAACATCTAATGGAATAGTTCCATCAATTTCATGCCCCTATACACCTAAACAAAATGGTTGTGATGAACACAAACACATACATGTTGTTGAAACAGGCTTGTCACTACTTAATCATTCTCACTTACCAAACAATTTCTAAACTTGTCCCTTTGATTATGAAGTTTATGCAATTAATCGTTTACCTGCACCAATTACTAATCATTGCACTCCGtatgaaattttttttgacACATCTCCTGACTATTCACTATTACGTGCCATTGGTTGTTTATGTTACCTATAGCTTCATCCGTACAGTCCAAACTCTCGACTCCTAGACCACTCACCCACATATCCCattcaaaccttataaaatCACTCTAAACCAACAACGGTACATACTATCATGATCCTATCAATTATCTTAAAAAGCTCCATGTTTGtggatttccgcaagtgcacggtatacgcttgtagtaataaaagatatcgatccacagggaacgttttttttaacaaaacttatttataatcggttaaagttacttttaggtttataatatggaaaaatcgtttaatcggttttggttttgaaattgctagaatgagaattaggttagagtatgaaaacgttagaaaatactctgatttaagaatgaatttgcaagatagcaacttttagtacttttagaaaagtaaacagatgtatttgtttgcattaagcaaagaaaacaactataaactttgtatgaattataaagatgaaataaatgacggaacctctaattaattggcttcgataatgacaaaaccctttcgggatagttgcctttaatcaaattaaaactctttcgagataataatttgcctaagtgctcaacaaagtttccttgtaaagattttggattaaatacgttttaataaaaacaccagcagtcactttagtggattggttactataagtgctgcataaaaatctatcgaatagaacggactttattagatgaaatataaattgatacaagtttacagagaacatggagcatggaaacattcgacgacttgcaagtgaacgggttgtcaatcctttccttgggtttcgttagagtttctcaggctcaggggcggatcctctactcaatcttctcgttgaatcttcgtaatagagactgggtcggtctactaccaaaatgaaaactaaactggaacaatgtctaaacgttactgaacttgttattattgaataaacaatgtgtgtacatcatattgctttgaacagaatcaaacttctaatctctgactcatttctgagtcagagtttctgcataactcttgtactaatctctttcttctacatctCTCAACATATATTGTCTATTCAAatctcaatcaactctttatttatagatgttgaagggtcgtgattgaagtgtcgtgtccgttgtgaagggtcgtgtccgttgcgaaaggacgtctttatccacccgaacgatcgcgtttcgtcgaaaacgaaagtgtgtaattATGCCTCTAaaaactcctgctcgtaccgagaatgggggagcatcaattggtcttcaaacgaaggaaGGAAAAGCTGAGGAATgtgtgtcgcgaccgtgaatttgggggccgcggtcgcggcacggaacgttttttGGTTCTTCTGCTTTCGTTTGCGTCCTCGATTgggcgttattaatttctgtcgtcttcgactccttttgtatggtttttcttctgtttttgagctcttttcgttcctatttggattttaccaaatatttatgtaccttacaagaaagaaacatattcgagagtaaaagcttcctaaacagttataaatagcataaattcgtagcaatattgatgtaattattgatgatattttaggtatattttgggcttaacaaatttccacacttaatcttttgctagtcccgagcaaaatttcactgaatttattctctaactaatctctttatgaaaataaaacatatatctctgtattaccttttgaattagttaagccgaaaagactagcttcgcatggcaaatttatacacaaaatatcaaactaacttagtataatgtacgatatatcatttgtcttgtatttataattttgaattgaagcattcgggacggtataagcacgcatgtttttgagtctttcgtctcaaggcatttcaaagaaTAAAATTtcttcccaaacctaaactaatatataagatatattaaatttaaaataagtacttgggttaattatttgcttagttacgcccgagataagggtggttgatgcggtttctgcgaaacctcactaagggataagtgtaccccatcgttatcaagtaataaatttctggtttaagtccaggttatcgtccacaggatttatttctgcaagtatcgagctactcggtttcaagagttatctaggcttaggggggttttgagtttgttttgttaaattaatctactcctaggttgaattatccgattctaactaagttattctacgcctaattgagttactctacccctaattaagttaaactactcctaagtgatcttttaccaatgcaattaaccgaaggaacatgaagggataccatgataatgaaaataggatgtttaaacaattgaattgaaacctaagtcacttgtgtccaaggcgattaacccgacctatcctcctaaagtccctagttcgtgattcccttgtaaggccgaaactagctctaaggctcagtaatttgggcttaatcttctatagggtcgtcaatcctataggcactgactaggtcagattcagctcgcaatatgtgccaacctaattttgggattatcgaatgagttaaaccaatcagacaaagcgtaagacaaagattaaaacatcaaaacaattgaataaacaagaactataatatatatcaaagatggaaacattgtcacgaagttacaataaacctagaattcatagcatgtatcagaggctagacagaatgtaaaagaagaaaaatccctttcagggaacctgtctaccaatgcaggcgtctttctaggatttaaggatgaagcttgagcaatcctcggtgaatggagcttcagaggtgtcttcaatggaggtttgaaggatatggaggaggtggagaggatttctcaaggtgaaaagctaagaaaattacaaaggaaaaagatatctaaattacaatgaagaaatcctatttatagtcgCTTcccgggcctcgttttgacctattttcagGTCCTTGTtagtgtaggaagacgtggggccgaacgtgacttcgtgggggcggaattggtctttttgaccaattcccgcagggctgctcgccgagcagggaaggctgctcggcgagcagggctgctcgcgccaagcagccccctgctcgcgccgagcagccccctgctcgcgccgagcagccccctgctcgccgagcgttttcgcccgaagcatgCTCGAATCATGCCGAGTGTCCTCTAAGTcatttttcgtccgaacttacacttgcacacgcataaaaactccggaaaacattagtccaaaagccaaattgatccgtcaatcgtttattttgagcaaacgcttcgcttggtgcgacttttgacggaccaatcagcttcaaaagataatggaatcctaatatg
The DNA window shown above is from Euphorbia lathyris chromosome 1, ddEupLath1.1, whole genome shotgun sequence and carries:
- the LOC136209982 gene encoding delta(3,5)-Delta(2,4)-dienoyl-CoA isomerase, peroxisomal-like, translating into MKQYKSICIQQKTPNSRVFHLCLNIPSKLNAFPYEFFSEFPDALASLDQNPDVGVIIVCGAGDHFCAGADFKALGFIAEKGLSAEGIRGNEWVRQTARILQEAFTAVERCRKPVIASIHGYCIGGAFDIISACDIRYCTQDSIFILKHIDMGFTNDMGTLQRLPAIVGYGNAMEMALTCRKVLGQEAKEIGLVSRVFESKQALDEGVTLIAEGIAAKSPIAVVGTKAVMLRSKDLTLDQGLDYVATWNAATINSSGDMVEAVRANAQKRKPDFAKL